In Perognathus longimembris pacificus isolate PPM17 chromosome 3, ASM2315922v1, whole genome shotgun sequence, a single window of DNA contains:
- the Cryba4 gene encoding beta-crystallin A4 yields MALQCTKSAGHWKMVVWDEEGFQGRRHDFTTECPSVLELGFETVRSLKVLSGAWVGFEHAGFQGQQYVLERGEYPCWDAWSGNTAYPSDRLSSFRPVACANHRDSRLTIFEQENFLGRKGELSDDYPSLQAMGWDGNEVGSFHVHSGAWVCSQFPGYRGFQYVLESDHHSGDYKHFREWGSHAQSFQVQSVRRIQQ; encoded by the exons ATGGCCCTGCAGTGCACGAAGTCCGCGGGACACTGGAAG ATGGTCGTGTGGGACGAGGAGGGCTTCCAGGGCCGGCGCCACGACTTCACCACCGAGTGCCCCAGCGTTCTGGAGCTGGGCTTTGAGACTGTGCGTTCCCTGAAAGTGCTGAGCGGAGC gtgggtgggcttcGAGCACGCCGGCTTCCAGGGGCAGCAGTACGTGTTGGAGCGGGGCGAGTATCCATGCTGGGACGCGTGGAGCGGCAACACAGCCTACCCCAGCGACAGGCTCTCCTCCTTCCGGCCAGTGGCCTGTGCG AACCATCGAGACTCCAGGCTGACCATCTTTGAGCAGGAGAacttcctgggcaggaaaggagaACTGAGCGACGATTACCCCTCGCTGCAGGCCATGGGTTGGGACGGCAATGAAGTGGGCTCCTTCCATGTCCACTCTGGGGC cTGGGTCTGCTCCCAGTTCCCAGGATATCGGGGCTTCCAGTATGTGCTGGAGAGTGACCACCACTCTGGCGACTACAAACACTTCCGGGAGTGGGGCTCCCACGCCCAGAGCTTCCAGGTGCAGAGTGTCCGCAGAATCCAGCAGTGA